Part of the Gordonia crocea genome is shown below.
GTGTCGGCGGCGTGGGGATAGCCGAAGGCGGTGTCGGCAAACCGGAGGCCGAGATCGCCGTCGGGGATCGGCCGGGGATCGGCCGGGTCGGTTTCGCGGGGGTGGTCGATGACGCTGAACACGCGCTGCGCCGAGGCGTGGGCGAGTTGGGCGGAGATGACGACGTTGGACAGCATCCGGGTGATCGCCATCAATGCGGTGACGTAGGCGGCGAAGGCGAGGAAGGTGCCGGCGGTGATCGAACCGCGCAACACCAGGGCGGCGCCGAGGCCGATCACCGCGACGGTGGCGGCCTGGGGGAGGGCGGCGATGAACGGTGCGTAGCGCGCCTCGACGTGCGCCGCCCGCACGCGGCGCGCGTACAGGGTGCGGCCGAGCCCGACCAGCCGGTCGACCATGCGGTCCTCCTGGCCGAACCCCTTCACCACCCGCACGCCGGTCACCGTCTCTTCGACGTGGGTGGCGACGTCGGCGGCGGCCTGTTGGGCCGACCACGTCGCGGCGAAGAGCCGTCGGCGGCTGCGGTAGACGGTCACGCCGAGGACGGGGAGCAGCAGCAGGGTCACCAGGGTCAGCGGCAGGGAGAGGTGGGCCATGATCACAAAGGTCAGGACGCCCTGGACGGCGCCGCCGATGGCCAGCGGCGCCATCGCCAGCAGACCCTGCACCACTTGCAGATCCGAGATCGACCGGGACACCACTTGGCCGGTGCGGATGGTGTGCTGGGCGGCGCCGTCGAGGTGGAGAACCGTGTCCAGCAGGGCGACGCGCAGATCGCGCTGCGCGCCGACGGCCATCACCCCCGCGGCCCAGCGCCGCCCCAGGGTGGACAGATAGCGGACCGCGGCCACGGCGACCATCACCGCGATGATGCTCGACAGGGCCCACCCGGCCTTCGCCGCGCCGGTGGCATGGTCGAGGGCCGAGCGTGACAGCAGCGGGAACGCCAGGTCCGCGACGACGCCGACGACCACCGCGACGGCGGTGACGGTGAGGGCTCCCCGACGTACCGCGGCATGGCGCACCAGGCGCCGCAACCACCGGTCGTCGGAGACGGTCACCGGGTCGGGAGACCCAGCCTCGGTGCCGGCAGCGCCGGGTCGACCACGCTGCCGTCGATCACCGTCGACGTCGGCCAGTGCCGCGGCGCCGGGCCGAACGCGGCACGCGAGTTGTCGACGATCCGCTTGCCCAGGGCCCGGTTGCCCACCGCGCCGATGGTGGCGCCCACGCCGGCCGGCAACAGCTTGCCGACGATGATCGGCGCCCGCTTCAGGGTGAACTTGCGCATCACCTTGTTGAGCATCTTCCGGTTGAAGGAGGACAGGTTGGCGCCGGGGATGCTGCCGATCGAGAGCTGCCGCAGCGCGCCCGAGCGGCCGGTGCCGACGAGCTTCCCCAGGGCGGTGAGGCCTTCTTCGCCGAGTGCGACGGAGAGCACGAGCGACTCGCGGCGCTGTTGGTCGTCGGGGTCGATTCCGTGCACCTCGGCGACGGCGAGCGCGAGGAGGGCCGAGGCTTCGAGGAAGAACAGCGATTCACCGGCGACCGCCGACAGGGCGGCGATCGTGCCGACGCCGGGCACGGCCGCGGTGGCGCCGACCGCGCCGCCGGAGCCGGTCACGGCCAGCAGGTACTGCTTCTCGAGTCGGCCGATGATCTGCTCGGGCGTCTCCTCGGGGTGGGCGGCGCGGATTTTGGCCACGTACTTGGCCACCGCGGGCCCCTGGAGCCGTTGGGCCCGGCGGAGCATCTTGTCCGCCGCCCCGACCGCCTGCGCGGAGGGCCGGGGGGTTTCCACGCCGTCGCCGGCGATCGGATCGGCCGGGACCGGGAGGTTCTTGTCGCGCTTACGCATGGGTGGGTACCCCGTTCGTTGTCGGGACGACCTCGTCGGGTCGCGGTGGTGGTGGCGGGGTTCCGTCCCCGAATGGACGGCCGCCGAGCTGTTCGCGGTGATGGGCGGTGAGCCATCCCCGCAGGTCTGGGCCCTTGGGCACGATGCCCGTCGGATTGATGTCGCGGTGGACGATGTAGTAGTGCTGCTTGATCTGGGTGAAGTCGACGGTGTCGCCGAACCCGGGGGTCTGGAACAGGTCGCGGGCGTAGGCCCACAGGGCGGGCATCTGCGCGAGCAGGCTGCGGTTGCACTTGAAATGCCCGTGGTAGACGGGATCGAAGCGGGCCAACGTCGTGAACAGCCGCACGTCGGCCTCGGTGATGGTGGTCCCGACCAGGTAGCGCTGGGTGCTCAGCCGTTCCTCGAGGACGTCGAGCTGGGTGAACAAGCGGTCGTAGGCCTTGTCGTAGGCGGCCTGGCTGCCGGCGAAACCACAGCGGTACACGCCGTTGTTGACCTCGCTGAAGACGGTGGCGTTGATCTCGTCGATCTGATCCCGCAGCTCGGCGGGGTAGAGGTCGGGCGCGCCGTCGCGGTGGAAGTCGGTCCACTCGGTGGAGAAGTCGAGGGTGATCTGCGCGTAGTCGTTGGTGACCACGGCGCCGTCGCGGGTGTCGACGATGGCCGGCACGGTGATCCCCTTCGGGTAGTCGGGGATGCGCTTGTTGTAGGCGTCCTTGAGCCGGGGGATCCCCAACACCGGGTCGACGCCGCCGGGGTCGAGGTCGAAGGTCCACGAGTCGGCGTCGTGCGTCGGACCGCACAGGCCCAGGGAGATCGCGTCCTCGAGTCCGAGGAGGCGGCGCACCACGAGGGTCCGGTTGGCCCACGGGCAGGCGCGGGCGGCGACCAACCGGTAGCGGTTCGCCTCGACGGGGTAGCCGTCGGCGCCGTCGCGGGTGATGCGCGTCGAGATGTAGCGGGTGTCGCGCACGAATTCCTCGCCGGTCGTGACGTACACGCCCTGCTTCTGATCCTTCTCGCCCAACGCGTTCCTCCGATCGTGGTCGCAACACCCGTCCAACGTCCGACGCGGTGCGGCGATTCCTTCGCATGCCTGTGACGGCTGACACAGGGGTCGATTGCCAGGTTAGTCGCCCCGCCCGATCGCCGAGTGGGCCCTCATTCTCGTCGACTGGGCCCTCAATCCCGCCGAGTGGGCCCTCTGGCTGTTGACACGAGCCCGCCCCAGCCATATATTCCGTTCGGAATATTCGGACTGGAAGTAATTCGGACAAACCGGAAAGGGGCCTGAGGTGCGAACCGGAAAGCGTCCCGAGAAGCCGCTGGACCTGCTGGTCTTGAGCATGCTCGTCGAACGTCCGATGCACCCCTATGAAATGGCTCAACTGGCGGTCAAACGCCACTTCGACCGGCTCGTGCACATCCGGACCACATCCATCTACAACGTGGTGGCCCGACTGCTCGGCAAAGGGTTCCTCGCCGTGCACGACGTCGAGCGCGAGGGGAACCGGCCGGAGCGGACCGTCTACGAACTCACCGACGCGGGGCGCCAGGCGCACCGCGACACCCTGGAGTCGTTGCTGGCCGAGCAACCGACCGAATATCCACAGCTTTACCTGGCGCTGGCGCAGGCGCACGAGGTGCCGCGGGACGAAGCCGCGCGCCTGCTGCGCCGACGTCGCGAGGCGATGGCGGCCGAACTGGCCGCCGTCGTCGAGCTCGTCGACCGCACGACCGAACAGGGCGTGCCGGAGATCTTCCGCCTCGACGGCGGGATGCGCCTCGCGACGTTGCGCGCGCAGCTCGCCTGGCTCGACGACCTGCTGGACCGTATCGACAACAACCAGATCGCGTGGCTCGACGAGGTGCTGCGCGATCGCCCCTGCAACGGATTGGACGGACCACTCCCATGACCACTGCACAGACGACCGCCCGCGACGCGGGTCCGGAGCCGTCGACCGACTACGGGAAGAACCCGTGGCTCGCCATGTTGGCGATGTGTGTCGGCTTCTTCATGATCTTGGTCGACATGACCATTGTCGCCGTGGCCCAGCCGGCGATTCAACAGGCGCTCGGCGCCGACTTCAACTCGATCGTGTGGGTGACCAGCGCCTACCTGCTGACCTATGCGGTCCCGCTGCTGGTGGCCGGGCGCCTCGGTGACAAGTTCGGGCCCAAGCTCATCTTCCAGATCGGCCTGGTGGTCTTCACCGCGGCCAGCGTCTGGTGTGCGATGTCGGGCTCGATCGGCATGCTCATCGCCGCGCGTGCCGTCCAGGGCGTCGGCGCGGCGCTGATCACGCCGCAGACGATGGCGATCGTCACCCGGATCTTCCCGATGGAACGACGGGGCGCCGCGATGGGCGTGTGGGGCATCGTCGCCGGCGTCGCGACGATGGTCGGCCCGCTGCTCGGCGGCGTGCTGACCGACAACTTCGGCTGGGAGTGGATCTTCCTGATCAACCTGCCGGTCGGCATCATCGGTCTGATCCTGGCGCAGATCTTCGTGCCGAACGTCGAGACCCACGACCACAAGTTCGACTGGGTCGGGGTCATCCTCTCCGGTATCGGTCTGGCTGCCCTCGTCTTCGGTATCCAGGACGGTGAGAAGTACGACTGGCAGCCCTGGATCTGGGGCATGATCACCGTCGGCGTCCTGTACCTGGTGCTGTTCGTCCTGTGGGAGCAGCGCATGCGCCGCGAACCGTTGGTGCCGCTGTCGCTGTTCGCCGACCGGAACTACTGGGTGTCCAACGTGGGCATCTTCGCCCAGGGCTTCGCGATCACCGGAATCATGATTCCGGTCATGTTCTTCCTGCAGTTGGTGGGCGGCATGTCGCCGACCCGCTCGGCGCTGATGCTGGTCCCGATGGCACTGGTCAGCGGCTTCTTGGCGCCGCTCATCGGCCGCCTCGCCGACCGCGTCCACCCGCGGTCCATCATCGCCACCGCGATGCTGTTGAACGGCGTCGCACTGTGCTGGATGGCGCTCATCAACCGGCCGGACACCCCGGTGTGGCAACTGTTGCTGCCGACGATCCTGCTCGGTGTTGCCGGTGCCGGGATCTGGGCGCCGTTGGGTGCGACGGCCACCCGCAACCTTCCGTGGCACCAGGCCGGCGCCGGCGCGGGCGTATACAACACGACCCGCGTGGTGGGATCGGTGCTGGGCAGCGCCGGCATCGGTGCGCTGATGCAGGCGCTGCTGCGCCGCGAGTTCCCCGGCTTCGACATGAAGCAGGCGCAGGCGCACAGCCATGCGGCGGCAACCCTGCCCCAGCCCATGCACGAAGGCTTCTCCGTCGCGATGGGGCACTCGATCTTCCTCGCCGCGGGAGTGGTCTTCGTCGCCGCCGCGGTGTCGTTGTTCCTGGTGCCGATGAAGACACCCGGTGCGCCGGCGCAAGACTGAGCGCGGCTGATCGGCCCTTGCGGGAGGCGAGTTCGGGCGGTGCCCGGCTCGCCTCCCGCGCTTTGTCGGGGGGCACTTCTACGATGCAAGTCGATGGGGGATCACCCGGATCGCCCGCCGTCCCCGAAGGAGGTGCCATGTCTGCGTCACTGTTCGACGAGTTGCCGTTCGACGAGCCGCCTTCGGGCACGCCGGCCGCCGAACCCGACCGGGCGGTCACCTTCCTGCACACCGCCGACTGGCAATTGGGGATGACCCGCCACTTCCTCTCGCCCGACGCGCAGGCCCTGTTCACCGCCGATCGGCTCGCCACGCTCGAGCGGATGGGCGAGATCGCCGACGAGGTGGGCGCCCAGTTCGTCGTCGCCTGCGGTGACGTGTTCGAGGACCATCGGGTCTCCGCGCGGATCGTGAGCCAGGCACTCGACCGGCTGCGCGGCATCCCGGTGCCGGTCTACCTGCTCCCGGGCAACCACGACCCGTACGACGCGGCGAGTATCTACCGCTCGGAGGTGTTCACCAAGCGGTGCCCGCCCAACGTGACCGTGCTGTCGGCGCCCGGGGTGCGCGAGGTGGCCGACGGGATCGACCTCGTCGTCGCACCGTGGTCCACCAAGTCGCCGACCGGCGACCTCGTCGGCGAGCAGGTGGCCCGGCTGACCCGCGGCGACCGGATCCGCATCGTCGTCGGCCACGGCGGCACGGATCGCCTCGTGCCCGGGTCGGATCCGGCGATTGTCGCCGTCGATCCGCTGGAGGCCGCGGTGCGCTCGTCGACCGTCGACTTCGTCGCCCTCGGCGACCGGCACTCGGTCACCGACGTCGGTGGTACCGGCCGGATCTGGTACTCCGGCGCGCCCGAGGTCACCAACTTCGACGACGTCGAGACGCGCCCGGGACGGGTGCTCGCGGTGTCGCTCACCCGCGGCTCGACGCAGACCGCGACCGTCGACGAGCATGTCGTCGGACGCTGGCGATTCACCTCGATGACCGCCGAGATCACCGGCGCCGCCGACATCGAGGCGCTCGCCGCGCGACTGGACGAGATGCCCGACAAGGCCAGGACGGTGGTGCGCCTCGGCCTCGTCGGGACGGTGTCGGTGGTCGACGACGAGGCGCTGACGGAGGTGCTCGACGCGTCGGCCGACCGGTTCGCGGCGCTGGTGCGCTGGGACTCCCACGACGATCTGCACGTGGTCGCCGACCCGGCCGACCTCGCCGGGGTGGGTCTGCGCGGATACGCCGCCCAGGCGGCCGATGAGCTCCTCGACGCGGCTGCCGGGACCGGGCCGGAGGCAGCGGCCGCGCGGGATGCGCTGGCGCTCCTGCGCCGATTGGCCGTCCGTGACCGAAAGGCGGCGAAGTGAAACTGCACCGCCTGCGCCTGCGGAACTTCCGCGGCATCGCCGATCGCGAATGTGTCTTCGCCGATCGCGGGGTGACCGTGGTCTCCGGCCGCAACGAGGCCGGCAAGTCGTCGATGGTCGAGGCCCTGGACCTGTTGCTCGACGTCCCCTCGGCGTCGAAGAGCCGGCGGGTGGCGGCGGTGCAGCCGGCCGGTTGCGATGTCGGTACCGAGGTCGAGGCCGAGATCAGTTGCGGCCCCTGGCATTTCACCTACACCAAGGTCTTCAACCGAGGACAATCGACGACGCTGCGGATCCACGAGCCCAAGCCCGAGCAGCTGACCGGGAAGCCGGCCCACGAGCGGGCGACGCAGATCCTGGCCGAGGCGGTCGACCTGGCGCTGCTGCGCGCGTCGCGGGTCGTGCAGGGCAGTGCCGCGACCACCGTGGCGGTCTCAGCGAGCGCGTCGATCACCCGGGCGCTCGACCGGGCGGTCGCCGATGCCGACGCCGAGGCCGACGATGATCCCGACGACGGCCTGCTCGGCGCGGTCGCGCGGGAGTACGGGCGGTACTACACCGTGGGGCGCGGTCAGCCGACCGGCGAATTGCTCGCCGCGCGCCAGCGCGAGGAGGCGGCCCGCGCCGAGTTGGCGAAGCTGGAGGCCGCACTGGCGGCCGTCGACGAGGACGAACAGACGGTGGCCCGGTTGACCCGTCGGCGCCAACAGCTCGGTTCAGCCGCCGAGCAGTGGCAGGTCGAACTCGAGGAGTTCGAGGCGGCCCGCAAGGCCGCCGACGAAGTGCGCGACCGACTCGCCACCCAGACGGCCAAGGCCGAGGCGGCCG
Proteins encoded:
- a CDS encoding glutathione S-transferase family protein, translated to MGEKDQKQGVYVTTGEEFVRDTRYISTRITRDGADGYPVEANRYRLVAARACPWANRTLVVRRLLGLEDAISLGLCGPTHDADSWTFDLDPGGVDPVLGIPRLKDAYNKRIPDYPKGITVPAIVDTRDGAVVTNDYAQITLDFSTEWTDFHRDGAPDLYPAELRDQIDEINATVFSEVNNGVYRCGFAGSQAAYDKAYDRLFTQLDVLEERLSTQRYLVGTTITEADVRLFTTLARFDPVYHGHFKCNRSLLAQMPALWAYARDLFQTPGFGDTVDFTQIKQHYYIVHRDINPTGIVPKGPDLRGWLTAHHREQLGGRPFGDGTPPPPPRPDEVVPTTNGVPTHA
- a CDS encoding PadR family transcriptional regulator, with amino-acid sequence MRTGKRPEKPLDLLVLSMLVERPMHPYEMAQLAVKRHFDRLVHIRTTSIYNVVARLLGKGFLAVHDVEREGNRPERTVYELTDAGRQAHRDTLESLLAEQPTEYPQLYLALAQAHEVPRDEAARLLRRRREAMAAELAAVVELVDRTTEQGVPEIFRLDGGMRLATLRAQLAWLDDLLDRIDNNQIAWLDEVLRDRPCNGLDGPLP
- a CDS encoding MFS transporter, with protein sequence MTTAQTTARDAGPEPSTDYGKNPWLAMLAMCVGFFMILVDMTIVAVAQPAIQQALGADFNSIVWVTSAYLLTYAVPLLVAGRLGDKFGPKLIFQIGLVVFTAASVWCAMSGSIGMLIAARAVQGVGAALITPQTMAIVTRIFPMERRGAAMGVWGIVAGVATMVGPLLGGVLTDNFGWEWIFLINLPVGIIGLILAQIFVPNVETHDHKFDWVGVILSGIGLAALVFGIQDGEKYDWQPWIWGMITVGVLYLVLFVLWEQRMRREPLVPLSLFADRNYWVSNVGIFAQGFAITGIMIPVMFFLQLVGGMSPTRSALMLVPMALVSGFLAPLIGRLADRVHPRSIIATAMLLNGVALCWMALINRPDTPVWQLLLPTILLGVAGAGIWAPLGATATRNLPWHQAGAGAGVYNTTRVVGSVLGSAGIGALMQALLRREFPGFDMKQAQAHSHAAATLPQPMHEGFSVAMGHSIFLAAGVVFVAAAVSLFLVPMKTPGAPAQD
- a CDS encoding metallophosphoesterase family protein; this translates as MSASLFDELPFDEPPSGTPAAEPDRAVTFLHTADWQLGMTRHFLSPDAQALFTADRLATLERMGEIADEVGAQFVVACGDVFEDHRVSARIVSQALDRLRGIPVPVYLLPGNHDPYDAASIYRSEVFTKRCPPNVTVLSAPGVREVADGIDLVVAPWSTKSPTGDLVGEQVARLTRGDRIRIVVGHGGTDRLVPGSDPAIVAVDPLEAAVRSSTVDFVALGDRHSVTDVGGTGRIWYSGAPEVTNFDDVETRPGRVLAVSLTRGSTQTATVDEHVVGRWRFTSMTAEITGAADIEALAARLDEMPDKARTVVRLGLVGTVSVVDDEALTEVLDASADRFAALVRWDSHDDLHVVADPADLAGVGLRGYAAQAADELLDAAAGTGPEAAAARDALALLRRLAVRDRKAAK